The DNA region ggGTAGAGAAAGGGAAATGTTACAGAACCcaacgtatcagcctcacgtgatggtaTGGGGTCAAGACAGAACCATTGGACAACAGTTCATGAGAGAATGGCGCAGGAAGGACTAggatagtagtagtagtagtagtgtgtgtgtgtgtgtgtctctatttaacgtcgagggtcgggtctttccacgcctccacggctccttgggagcctcggaagcggaaaagccctggtcccggtgcgggacatacgacgggcagatcggaactgcctatctcctagctaaactaccatctatcatctaaatacaggtagctccccgcgcggggagctgcttgggttttcacagctgttaaaagCAATCTGGGCTTCCTcgagttttcttgatatggaaactgagacaaggagaagtgagaaaaagagggggggaagaaggggaagaggaggggaaggaggaaaggagaggagggaaccagaggtaagccctagaggttcccagctttgacacatttagcatcttaatggcgtttacagatggcagtatagaaatgTGATCTACCCcgccaatctgcatatgcagtgaaaccggtctttttggtgaggatgtctgttactggttgttggccccatgggTGTgtcgctgctttgcgaccctctcggcagaaatagaagtgggaaAGTTCCTTTCTGTGGCCACATAGGCAGGTCATTAAAGCATAATCATGTTTGGCAGCTAGGAGGTGACCCAAAGCTggtcggggaagatggagctccGGTGACTGTTTCTCTAGGCCTATTCCAAGGTCCCTGTATCGTTGGGGGGGCTTTTCCGACCAGAACTGTGTGAAATTCGTGGTTGCGGAAAATTACGTAGACTTTTGTCCAAGAACTATACATTTCACATGACAGAACCCGAAAAGCATATATCTCATAAAAGACAACCCATAGACAATATACATATCATCATTCATTATTCACAGCGGTGAGCAGGTGAAAAACATTTGCTCCCTTTCATCATTCAGAATCCTTCCATATTCCAGCAGCAAGCGCCAGAAAACAAGAACCATGTCTTGTTTCCGAAGTACCTTTCCAGCCCATTCCCTGCTGTTTTCGGCAACTTTCTTGCCCAAGGCCTGTCCATCAGGCTCCTGCGTGAGATATCGAATGGTTTCCGGGAAATCTGTCAGATCTATGTTGATGGGAATATAATGGACCCATGGGACGAGCCAGTCATCATGCCATTCCCGGTACAGGGTTTGTTTTAGGACGGCCGACTTTGACCGCAGGAGACGGTAGAAACGACCACTAAACCCGTTCCCGTCCAGATCGAGGTTATACCGCGTTTGATAACTTGCACTGACATCATCCCGGGAATCGGGCTCGACGCCCAGGGCGGATTGCTGATGTTCACAGGCGTCCGAGTCACATTGAATTACGGCCGAGATTCGCACACGGAGGGATGGCGTGATTTCCCGAATAGTGCCGTTGATGGGCTCCCATGCGACATCGTATTTATGACCGTGACGAGGCGTCAGCTTCTTGCGCATGAGATTAACGGGTCGGCTGTGATCCATGGCCATCAATGTGAGGCGCTGCCGCTGGAAGTGATGCCAGTTATCCATCGTGGAATGGCCGCCGGTGGTGGAACCAGTCCAGTAAGCAACATTCTCTTTTTGATCCCAGTCCACGTCTTCATCTTCCATATACTCCAGCATGTCAAGTTTGGCAGCATACCATGGGCTTGGATACAGCAAGTCCTGAAACGAAGAGATCTTTGATTGTGAAAATATAGGCACCAGAGAGTGTGTCATGGATAATGATGCAGGACTTAGGAGCATGCCATGGAGATCCCGAAGTTGGGGGTACTGGCATATGTCCTTACTCATGGACACGTTGGAAAGGAATCCAAAGCTAGATAATGTAGCCAAAGACGGAGATGTAACATGTTCAAAGTCACGCGCAGGTGAATCAATGGGACATGAAACTGACATTGCATCCCAGGCATTTTGTTTGCCCACTTCCAGAAAGTTGACCCGTTGAGACAGTGGGAGACGATCATCTCCATCATGCGAGACCGCCAGCGGTTTCGCATTTTCAATATGGCGCTGGGAGACAGCGGCGGCATTTTCGCTGCCGACAGTCCGCGAGCGGTGGCTGAGCGCGTTTGCCAGAACGTCGTGCGGCACCACCACTTTCGGTTCATCTCTGGTGTTGATTGCAAATACCATATCTGGGAGAGTGTCGAGGATCTCCCTGTCAAACCAGCCGTAGAGTTGAGCTGCCATCCAGTCGGCAAAGTTCTCCATCGAGTATGAGAGCACGTGATCTGCGATTGCAAACCGGATCATGGACATCTGACCTGTGTCGAGAGCATTCTCGACCCGGCCTCGGATATCAGCCGCCGGCACTCCCCACAGGGGCTCCAGGGCGGCCATCATGGTATCAAATTCATCGATGAGCACAAAATTTGTTCTTTTAGCCGCGTGAAACCATTTGTCGAAATTTGGCGGTGGTCGTCTCTCATAGCGACGTTGGTATTCTGCACAGGCATCTTCCAATGTCTGAGATTGTCTGCTGACCGTCTCGTTGAATCTGGCTTCGGATGTTGCTGCGAGATGCTCGATCGGGTGTATCGATTGGGGAAGATGGAATTCTGGGTGAGCAGGTGCGCTGCGTGAAAAGTAGAGACTCAGGATCGGAATTAATGTCAAAGGAAGTAGAAGTCGTCTACGCGCTGCCAAGGAAGACGCGTATGATGAAGGTGGAATACTGAGAACGGCATGGGCTAGAGACACGATTGCAGCGATGAAGAACGACAGCGCAGAAGTTGTGAACTTTGCGAAGAGACTTCGTATGGTTGCTATAGAATAAGTGTCAATGGTAGTAGCGGGAACGACACCACCAAGAATTACCTAGAAAATCGACATCAATTAGCGTAAGTTCTGAGATTATGCGTCCCAAATGCCGTGTCACGCACTAAATTGAAATTAACCACAAGACTTGCTATGTTGCAGCTCGCCTGTAGTAACACAGGCCATGCGAGATTCACCCCGGGTGGGAAAGCAACCATGATCCCAGTAACAATACCGAAAACACGGAACACGATGGCATCTGCCGTTTCGAAAAAGGCATTCTGGTTATTTGCAGATGAAAGATCCCGGTCTTTGCACGCTGTATCGAGCAGAACAAATGCTGCCATTCGTAACATGACAAATGCCGCAAACACCACAGAATAGAAGCCTTTCTCGCCATC from Aspergillus chevalieri M1 DNA, chromosome 2, nearly complete sequence includes:
- a CDS encoding uncharacterized protein (COG:S;~EggNog:ENOG410PVMW;~InterPro:IPR006598;~PFAM:PF05686;~TransMembrane:6 (n10-20c24/25o90-123i162-183o189-209i230-249o255-278i299-323o)) encodes the protein MMELAMQQPISFLTTAGCLATLVAYHTATEKAWSVDIRTECITWGLLALGRWLQRQTIGKQAGLGEAKSAPGSSGSGILKMDMSPWNRMMWALSICIATARIIPLYYDVASALPLATVAVFLYSYRGSRTTSVLPGPGSNAPLSSITKEPNKRRTQLIRTTAFLLLGIWCCTLLQTDFNIYSYHDGEKGFYSVVFAAFVMLRMAAFVLLDTACKDRDLSSANNQNAFFETADAIVFRVFGIVTGIMVAFPPGVNLAWPVLLQASCNIASLVVNFNLVILGGVVPATTIDTYSIATIRSLFAKFTTSALSFFIAAIVSLAHAVLSIPPSSYASSLAARRRLLLPLTLIPILSLYFSRSAPAHPEFHLPQSIHPIEHLAATSEARFNETVSRQSQTLEDACAEYQRRYERRPPPNFDKWFHAAKRTNFVLIDEFDTMMAALEPLWGVPAADIRGRVENALDTGQMSMIRFAIADHVLSYSMENFADWMAAQLYGWFDREILDTLPDMVFAINTRDEPKVVVPHDVLANALSHRSRTVGSENAAAVSQRHIENAKPLAVSHDGDDRLPLSQRVNFLEVGKQNAWDAMSVSCPIDSPARDFEHVTSPSLATLSSFGFLSNVSMSKDICQYPQLRDLHGMLLSPASLSMTHSLVPIFSQSKISSFQDLLYPSPWYAAKLDMLEYMEDEDVDWDQKENVAYWTGSTTGGHSTMDNWHHFQRQRLTLMAMDHSRPVNLMRKKLTPRHGHKYDVAWEPINGTIREITPSLRVRISAVIQCDSDACEHQQSALGVEPDSRDDVSASYQTRYNLDLDGNGFSGRFYRLLRSKSAVLKQTLYREWHDDWLVPWVHYIPINIDLTDFPETIRYLTQEPDGQALGKKVAENSREWAGKVLRKQDMVLVFWRLLLEYGRILNDEREQMFFTCSPL